Within Desulfolithobacter dissulfuricans, the genomic segment CAGGCTGGTTATCCGGATCGGCTTGCCCACATTGGGGATGTAGAGCCACATGTTGTCGCCAATCCGCAGGGAAACCCGTCCTTTTTCACTGGCCGGTGAGAGAAACAGGGCCACCATCCTGTCTTTGCCCTTTTTAGCGGTGTAGAATACAAATTCTTTTTTTCTGCCGTCTGGTTCTATATTGATCAGCTTTCTGTACATTTCATAGGATTCAGGCTGAAGATTGGCATCCACCTGGCGGAGCAGGGCGTTGCCGTCAACAGCCAAAGCCTGCCCAGGCAGTGCGGCCAGCAGACAACCGATCATCAGGTACAACACTGTGTTTTTCATCTCTGTCTCCTGTTCGTAGGGTTGTGCATTCTTCAACCTGAGAAACAATAAACCTTATACATGGCGCAGGGCCTTGATTGGATCCATGCGTGCCGCCTTGATGGCAGGCTGCAGGCTGCCGAGAACAGCTATGGCCACGACGATCCCGGCGATGGCGAGAATATCAGTCGCTCCGATGGTCGGAGAGAGCAGCAGACCCTTTTGCCGTCCGAAATCAAAACTGAGGCCGACGGCATTCATCCAGGCTATTCCGCCCAGGCTCAGGCCGATACCGATGATAGTGCCGAGAATGCCGAGCAGCAGCCCTTCGGTCACAAAAAGCGCCAGAATCCTGGCCGGTCTGGTGCCGATGGCGGCAATGGTGCCGATCTCGTTGATCCGTTCATACACGGCCATGATCATCACATTCATAATCGATACCAGAACAATGGCAACCAGCATGATCTTGATAAACAGGGTCAGCAGGTCGATCATGCGGGCAATATTGAAAAAGGGAGAGAGCTTTTCCCAGGTGTGAATTTCAAAAACAGGCTTGCCCTTTTTGTTTTTGATGGAACCGAGTTCCTGTTGCAGCTGGTTGTAGACAGGATGCAGCATATCCATGTTTTTCAGGCGGATGGCCACCTCGCTGGCTTCTTTGGAGTCTATACGCAGCAACTCGCGCGCATCCTGGATATGCATGACACCGTCACGACCACCCGGGCCGGAAATGCCCTCCAGAACCCCGCGCACAGTGAATGTCTGTCCGTTGACCGAGCCGTCCTTGTTGTTAGCCACCAGCACGATGGAGTCGCCGATCTTCACCTTCATGCCTTTTGCGATCAACTCGGGGATCAGTATCTCGCCCCGGCCGATAAGGCCGTCCTTTTTTCCCTTGATGATCCGGGCAGCCAGCAGGGGCACGGTATTCATCTCCATTTCCGGATTGACAGCAGCGAGCCTGATATTGGTGGTCTCACTGAAGTTGGAAAACATGGCTCCAAAGCGGATGCGTGGAGAAAATGCCTCAATTTCCGGATTGTTTTTAAGTAGTTTGCTGATTTTTTTAACCTGCTTTTCGTTCAGGTTCCGGTCCAGCGGCAGGCTGTCCATGGAAGAGAGATATCCTTTTTTGTGGATCTGGATATGGCCGATCATGGAGTCGGTGATTTGGCCGACCATCATGTTTTTAAACGAGCCCGACACCGAGACAAAGAGCAGGACTGAAACCACGCCAAGGGTTATGAGGATGGAGGTCAGCAGGGTGCGCCGTTTATAGCGCCAAAGGTTTCTTGCGGCAATTTTTATTATATTATACATGGTTACCTCTTTTGCTGTCTTCCTGGCTTATCAGGCATCCATCTTCCAGTGTAAAAATTATTTCTGCATTTTTGACCACCCGCGGGTCGTGGGTGGAAAAGATAAAGGTGGTGCCGAACTCGTCGCGCATCTTTTTCATCAGGTCAATGATGCGC encodes:
- a CDS encoding ABC transporter permease is translated as MYNIIKIAARNLWRYKRRTLLTSILITLGVVSVLLFVSVSGSFKNMMVGQITDSMIGHIQIHKKGYLSSMDSLPLDRNLNEKQVKKISKLLKNNPEIEAFSPRIRFGAMFSNFSETTNIRLAAVNPEMEMNTVPLLAARIIKGKKDGLIGRGEILIPELIAKGMKVKIGDSIVLVANNKDGSVNGQTFTVRGVLEGISGPGGRDGVMHIQDARELLRIDSKEASEVAIRLKNMDMLHPVYNQLQQELGSIKNKKGKPVFEIHTWEKLSPFFNIARMIDLLTLFIKIMLVAIVLVSIMNVMIMAVYERINEIGTIAAIGTRPARILALFVTEGLLLGILGTIIGIGLSLGGIAWMNAVGLSFDFGRQKGLLLSPTIGATDILAIAGIVVAIAVLGSLQPAIKAARMDPIKALRHV